The following proteins are encoded in a genomic region of Brachypodium distachyon strain Bd21 chromosome 1, Brachypodium_distachyon_v3.0, whole genome shotgun sequence:
- the LOC100837919 gene encoding uncharacterized protein LOC100837919, which produces MRRQGNEASPSIIHSSSIALLQERFRNLQRVKEMREGRELQRVHRSPDSTDRAGSPAPALNLSLQPVASGGNEQPRWFLHPDLVRPSRPLQGPAGYGGLGVNGVQATSQPPAASSWGDVTRMQNSGYRGDVDVDTSLHL; this is translated from the coding sequence ATGAGAAGGCAGGGCAATGAGGCTTCCCCTTCTATCATCCACTCATCCTCCATAGCTCTTCTCCAGGAGAGGTTCCGGAACCTGCAGAGGGTGAAGGAGATGAGAGAAGGCAGAGAGCTGCAGAGGGTGCACCGCTCCCCTGATAGTACCGACCGAGCCGGgtcgcctgcgccggctcTCAACCTTAGCCTACAACCGGTGGCGAGCGGGGGCAACGAGCAGCCAAGGTGGTTCTTGCACCCGGACCTTGTCCGGCCGTCGAGGCCTCTGCAAGGTCCGGCCGGGTACGGCGGGCTCGGCGTCAACGGCGTCCAGGCCACCTCGCAGCCGCCGGCAGCGAGCTCGTGGGGGGACGTGACGAGAATGCAGAATTCAGGCTATAGGGGTGATGTAGACGTGGACACCTCGCTTCATCTGTAA